One part of the Loxodonta africana isolate mLoxAfr1 chromosome 13, mLoxAfr1.hap2, whole genome shotgun sequence genome encodes these proteins:
- the GRAMD2A gene encoding GRAM domain-containing protein 2A isoform X2, with protein sequence MDGKMASLKSPVASSKELDRIQEHPDYSLHWPEGFKGEKIKKRSQEGTLQNKYNQQYHKLFKDIPLEEVVLKVCSCALQRDLLLQGRLYISPNWLCFHASLFGKDIKVVIPVVSVQTIKKHKMARLLPNGLAITTNTSQKYVFVSLLSRDSVYDMLRRVCTHLQPSSKKSLSVREFPEEPECKSLVRAEARSKGCWPEITWGLVASGHPGRGSQYRTGASRSRACGHAVPGSPLDPPHFYHSELLVLGRFAAFLIRTGVQHQEHCPGWIPHLYRHRTSSSPWLSQEGLQEDRDVLGEKLQGYHCRTQTD encoded by the exons atggatggaaagATGGCTTCTCTGAAGAGCCCTGTGGCCTCCAGTAAGGAACTAGATAGGATTCAGGAGCACCCAGACTACAG CCTGCACTGGCCGGAAGGATTCAAGGGTGAAAAGATAAAGAAGCGCAGCCAGGAAGGG ACACTACAGAATAAATACAACCAGCAGTACCACAAGCTCTTTAAGGACATCCCTTTGGAAGAGGTGGTTCTCAAAG TGTGCTCCTGTGCCCTCCAGAGGGACCTCCTTCTCCAGGGCCGACTCTACATCTCCCCCAACTGGCTCTGCTTCCATGCCAGCCTCTTTGGCAAAGACATAAAG GTGGTCATTCCTGTGGTATCCGTGCAAACGATCAAAAAGCACAAGATGGCACGACTCCTTCCCAATGGACTGGCCATCACCACCAACACCAGCCAGAAG tATGTGTTTGTGTCACTGCTCTCCCGGGACAGTGTATATGACATGCTGAGAAGGGTCTGCACCCATCTACAG CCTTCCAGCAAGAAGAGTCTGAGCGTGAGAGAGTTTCCAGAGGAACCTGAGTGCAAGTCTCTGGTGAGAGCTGAGGCTCGGAGCAAAGGCTGCTGGCCTGAGATCACCTGGGGCTTGGTGGCTTCGGGGCACCCAGGCAGGGGCTCACAATACAGAACTGGAGCATCACGCTCGAGGGCCTGCGGCCATGCTGTACCAGGGAGTCCCCTAGACCCACCCCACTTCTACCATTCAGAGCTCCTAGTCCTGGGCAGATTTGCTGCCTTTCTGATCAGAACAGGTGTTCAGCACCAGGAACACTGCCCAGGTTGGATCCCACACTTGTACAGACACAGGACATCTTCTTCCCCGTGGCTGAGTCAGGAGGGCCTTCAAGAGGATAGAGATGTCCTTGGGGAAAAACTCCAAGGCTATCACTGTAGAACCCAGACAGACTAA